One window from the genome of Coffea eugenioides isolate CCC68of unplaced genomic scaffold, Ceug_1.0 ScVebR1_3598;HRSCAF=5059, whole genome shotgun sequence encodes:
- the LOC113758088 gene encoding uncharacterized protein LOC113758088, whose protein sequence is MEGTRSGRGRGRGVRLPATEGGSRETMPELNPEPRIDPNVQVATAIQRMTDLLAHLVEHQGQPPVHQPGNPGNHIEGEDRALERFQKFSPPKFLGGPDPDVAERWLEKMIDIFAALHYSEERQVTFAVFQLEGAARSWWNVVRTKWEKEQTPRTWVNFMREFNAKYFTSLVQEKKEDEFIRLHQGAQLVVEYESQFTRLSKFAPELIVTEPRRVRRFIHGLNVEIQKDLAVA, encoded by the coding sequence atggagggtactcgtagtggtcGGGGCCGTGGACGTGGAGTTAGGCTACCTGCGACTGAAGGGGGTAGTCGTGAAACCATGCCTGAACTAAATCCTGAGCCTAGAATTGACCCTAATGTCCAGGTAGCCACTGCTATTCAGCGAATGACTGACTTGTTGGCACACCTAGTGGAACACCAGGGCCAACCCCCTGTTCATCAACCTGGGAACCCGGGCAACCATATAGAGGGTGAGGACAGAGCCCTcgaaagatttcaaaagttctccccaccaaagTTCCTGGGAGGGCCAGATCCAGACGTGGCCGAACggtggttggagaagatgatagaTATCTTTGCGGCCTTACACTATTCCGAGGAGAGACAGGTtacttttgctgtcttccagTTAGAAGGGGCCGCCCGATCTTGGTGGAACGTGGTTCGCACGAAATGGGAAAAAGAGCAAACGCCAAGGAcgtgggtaaattttatgagggaGTTTAACGCTAAGTATTTCACATCTCTCGTtcaggaaaagaaggaagacgAATTTATTAGGCTTCACCAGGGAGCTCAATTGGTAGTTGAGTATGAGAGCCAATTTACTAGACTATCCAAGTTCGCCCCTGAACTTATTGTAACTGAGCCAAGAAGGGTGCGGCGATTTATTCATGGGCTAAATgtggaaattcaaaaggatctggcggtagcctAG